The DNA segment ACGAATTGTGGAAATTGATTTGTAAATTTATAATAATATTATTATTTATTACAAATTACTTTTTTCAAGCATTTTATAAAAATCATCTTTATAGCTGTCGCCTACAGGAATTCTTTTATCACCAATAATAATACGGTTACGCTGAATAGAGTCGATTTTATTAAACGAAACAATATATGAACGATGTACTCGTATAAAATTATTTTGTGGTAATTTTTCCTGCATAAATTTCAGGCTTTGTAAGGTAAGTATTGGTTTTGAGCCGGCATATATTTTAATATAATCTTTTAATCCTTCGATATACAGAATATCATTCAGATTTATTTTAATTATCTTATAATCAGCTTTTACAAAAATAAATTCACTTGAAAGCTCATCTGTTTTTTCATTTTTCATATCGGCAGGCTTACTTTTTAGCATATAATATTCATAAGCCTTATTAACTGCTTTTAAAAATCTGTCAAATGGAAATGGTTTTACGAGATAATCAATTGCATTTAATTTGAATCCTTCTAAAGCATAATCGGTATATGCTGTTGTAAAAATGACCATAGGTTTTTTTTCAATACTTTTAATAAATTCTATACCTGAAATATCAGGCATTTGAATATCAAGAAATATTAGGTCAATCTTCTCTTTTTGCAATATTTCAATTGCTTCAAAAGCACTTTTACAAGTTTTTATAAAATTCAGGAATGGAATTTTTTTAATAAAATCTTCAATAAGGTCAAGTGCCAAAGGCTCATCATCAACTGCTATACAATTCATATTTTATTCAATTTTCAGACTTAATATACAAATTCAAAATAGTATTCAATAATAAATATTCATTTGTTTACCTGTTACTTCCTAAGTTCTATAATTAATTCCGTAATGTGTTTATCTCCTGAATTATCAATTGTAAGTAAGTAATTATCAGGATATAACAAGTTAAGTCTTTGTTTAATATTTTGCAAACCAATACCGTGGTTTTCTTCTTTACTTGTAGAATTAGTTTTATCAATAGGATTTTCAACTTTTAAGAATAACTTATTATTTCTTACTTCTATAAGAATATTTATTTCAGTATTTTTTAAATAAGTAATTCCATGTTTAAATGCATTCTCAATGAATGGTATAAGAAGCATTGGCTCAATTTTTTTGTTTTGAATATCTCCTGTAGTTGTAAAAATAATTTTAATATTTTCAAAAAGTCTTAATTTCTGAAGCTCAATATAATTATTAAGATATTCAATTTCACTCTCAAGGTTTACTAATTCTTCTTTAGATTCGTAAAGCATATAACGCATTAATTGTGATAACTTAACAATAGCT comes from the Bacteroidales bacterium genome and includes:
- a CDS encoding response regulator transcription factor: MNCIAVDDEPLALDLIEDFIKKIPFLNFIKTCKSAFEAIEILQKEKIDLIFLDIQMPDISGIEFIKSIEKKPMVIFTTAYTDYALEGFKLNAIDYLVKPFPFDRFLKAVNKAYEYYMLKSKPADMKNEKTDELSSEFIFVKADYKIIKINLNDILYIEGLKDYIKIYAGSKPILTLQSLKFMQEKLPQNNFIRVHRSYIVSFNKIDSIQRNRIIIGDKRIPVGDSYKDDFYKMLEKSNL